In a single window of the Flavobacterium sp. W4I14 genome:
- a CDS encoding hypothetical protein (product_source=Hypo-rule applied; cath_funfam=3.40.220.10; cleavage_site_network=SignalP-TM; pfam=PF02789; superfamily=52949; transmembrane_helix_parts=Inside_1_19,TMhelix_20_42,Outside_43_246), translating to MKNNFTKTSIAAIQNFRLSLIIFAVFVTGTAFAQTTTAIGTAKVWGTVDGIAIEGVVQGPSAQVSDLQIACVFEYTEGDIFNSPPALPPALNGLVHLDQDMKGLITEIRKSGKFLGHANETILISPPKGTIGGKRLLLIGLGDRNKFTPELMTGIGSIAMREALKLGVNNFSFASDLKDAGIDSPTALVAGNVVKGIFEAYRTQTWLKEKNMATFKPVAKVILLAGPAFFTTAGEGIQEAIAAIKN from the coding sequence ATGAAAAATAACTTCACTAAAACATCAATAGCTGCAATCCAAAACTTCAGGCTATCACTCATCATATTTGCTGTATTTGTTACAGGAACAGCATTCGCACAAACAACCACCGCAATCGGAACGGCCAAAGTCTGGGGTACGGTTGATGGGATTGCCATCGAGGGTGTCGTTCAGGGGCCATCGGCGCAGGTTAGCGATTTACAGATTGCCTGTGTTTTTGAGTACACCGAAGGAGATATTTTTAACTCACCACCCGCACTTCCGCCAGCGTTAAATGGTTTGGTACACCTGGATCAGGATATGAAAGGTTTGATCACCGAAATCCGCAAAAGCGGGAAATTTCTGGGTCACGCCAACGAAACCATTTTAATTTCTCCCCCAAAGGGCACCATAGGTGGCAAACGGCTGCTTTTGATCGGTCTAGGCGATCGAAATAAATTCACCCCAGAACTAATGACCGGAATAGGCAGCATTGCCATGAGAGAAGCACTTAAGTTGGGTGTAAACAATTTTTCTTTTGCAAGTGATTTAAAAGACGCAGGGATTGATTCGCCAACGGCATTGGTTGCGGGCAACGTTGTAAAAGGCATTTTCGAGGCTTACAGAACTCAAACCTGGTTAAAAGAAAAGAATATGGCAACCTTTAAACCGGTGGCGAAAGTGATCCTTTTGGCGGGCCCGGCATTTTTTACAACTGCTGGAGAAGGTATTCAGGAAGCAATTGCTGCCATTAAAAATTAA
- a CDS encoding hypothetical protein (product_source=Hypo-rule applied; pfam=PF13372; superfamily=103515; transmembrane_helix_parts=Inside_1_6,TMhelix_7_24,Outside_25_459) has product MRTDYPHLAFVVAICFCLSTTVAFAQGIKLMRYDEDYSHLKDSARNFYNTLKFLPLSVDKKVYLSFGGEIREEYGGKINEDWIKDQGFNYSFLQRYSLYADLNVGERLRVFAQVNSALENGSKYGPSPVDEDQLAVQNLFAEYRILKDSLNKLAVRVGRQEINYGSGRLISVREGTTVRQYFTGAKLMYATPRFSLDAFVLAADEVNFGVFDNRPSHQANLWGAYSNLNIQQGGNFDFYYLGIRRDDAEFEEGIAKEIRHTLATRYWKSGGGFIYNVEAAYQFGKFGSSNIDAWTMAIELGYTFEETKLKPSVNLRNDYISGDQKAGDGKLQTFNPLYPKGGYFGFNPLIGPSNLIDLHPYLTLSPTDKLSIQADVVFNWRYSTNDGIYRPSGNFNTAGSLSNHRFIGTTYLLSADYKFNNNLSFSCGGQYFRVGDFIKDIVPLWDNSKFFNAQVSYKF; this is encoded by the coding sequence ATGAGAACTGATTATCCCCATTTGGCATTCGTTGTTGCAATCTGTTTTTGCTTATCAACAACTGTGGCTTTCGCCCAAGGCATTAAGCTTATGCGCTACGATGAGGATTATAGCCATTTGAAAGATTCGGCAAGGAACTTCTACAATACATTAAAGTTCCTGCCGCTTTCGGTAGATAAAAAAGTTTACCTCAGTTTTGGTGGCGAAATCAGGGAGGAATATGGAGGCAAAATCAATGAAGACTGGATCAAAGATCAGGGTTTCAATTATTCTTTTTTACAACGATACTCGCTTTATGCTGATTTAAATGTTGGAGAAAGACTGCGGGTTTTCGCTCAGGTAAACAGTGCTCTGGAAAACGGTAGTAAGTATGGCCCCTCTCCGGTTGATGAGGATCAGCTTGCAGTTCAAAATCTTTTCGCAGAATATCGCATACTTAAAGATTCATTAAACAAATTAGCCGTTCGGGTGGGCAGGCAGGAAATAAATTACGGTTCGGGGCGGTTAATTTCTGTGCGGGAGGGTACTACGGTAAGGCAATACTTTACAGGAGCAAAACTGATGTATGCAACACCACGGTTTTCGTTGGATGCATTCGTTTTAGCAGCCGATGAAGTGAATTTCGGGGTATTCGATAATCGCCCCAGCCATCAGGCAAACCTTTGGGGCGCTTATTCGAATCTCAATATCCAGCAAGGCGGAAACTTTGATTTCTATTATTTAGGCATCAGGCGCGATGATGCTGAATTTGAAGAAGGCATAGCAAAAGAAATCAGGCATACCCTGGCTACGCGATATTGGAAAAGTGGCGGTGGTTTTATCTATAATGTAGAAGCAGCCTATCAGTTTGGCAAGTTTGGAAGTAGCAATATCGATGCCTGGACAATGGCGATTGAATTGGGTTATACTTTTGAAGAAACCAAGCTTAAGCCTTCTGTAAACCTGCGGAACGATTATATCTCAGGAGACCAGAAAGCTGGCGATGGAAAACTCCAAACTTTTAATCCCTTGTATCCTAAAGGAGGTTATTTTGGATTTAATCCCCTTATCGGACCTTCGAATTTGATCGATCTGCACCCTTACTTAACCCTTAGCCCAACCGATAAATTAAGCATCCAGGCTGATGTAGTTTTTAACTGGAGGTATTCTACAAACGACGGGATTTATCGTCCCAGCGGAAATTTTAATACCGCAGGTTCACTTTCTAACCATCGCTTTATCGGTACCACTTATCTGCTCAGTGCAGATTATAAATTCAATAACAACCTTTCATTCAGTTGTGGGGGGCAATATTTCAGGGTGGGTGATTTTATAAAAGATATCGTACCACTCTGGGATAATTCAAAGTTTTTTAATGCTCAGGTATCATACAAATTTTAA
- a CDS encoding nicotinamidase-related amidase (product_source=COG1335; cath_funfam=3.40.50.850; cog=COG1335; pfam=PF00857; superfamily=52499), translated as MKPSPDLLSPENHALVLIDFEGQMAFATKSISITELRTNVAIVCGASKIFNVPTIVTTVAEESFAGPVFPEIEEFYPQATSNYIDRTSMNTWEDEPAYKAITATGKKKLVLAGLWTGVCIVGPALSALSEGFDVFVITDACGDVSNEAHERAIQRMVHAGVKPVTSVQYILELQRDWARTGTYEPVTTLMKKYGAGYGLGIQYAHKMVKH; from the coding sequence AAAATCATGCATTAGTATTAATCGATTTCGAAGGACAGATGGCTTTTGCAACAAAAAGCATCTCTATTACCGAACTTCGTACAAATGTTGCCATTGTTTGTGGTGCATCTAAAATCTTTAACGTACCCACTATTGTAACCACAGTTGCCGAAGAGTCGTTTGCGGGCCCTGTTTTTCCAGAAATTGAAGAATTTTATCCCCAGGCTACTTCAAATTATATCGACAGGACTTCGATGAATACCTGGGAAGATGAACCGGCTTACAAAGCAATCACTGCAACCGGAAAAAAGAAACTTGTATTGGCCGGTCTTTGGACGGGTGTTTGTATCGTTGGTCCGGCTTTATCGGCCTTATCAGAAGGTTTTGATGTTTTCGTGATTACTGATGCCTGTGGTGATGTAAGCAATGAGGCACACGAACGGGCCATTCAACGGATGGTGCATGCAGGTGTAAAACCGGTAACTTCTGTGCAGTACATCCTCGAACTTCAAAGAGATTGGGCCAGAACCGGAACCTATGAGCCTGTAACCACACTGATGAAAAAATACGGTGCAGGTTATGGCCTTGGTATCCAGTATGCACACAAAATGGTAAAACACTAA